From the genome of Cygnus olor isolate bCygOlo1 chromosome 29, bCygOlo1.pri.v2, whole genome shotgun sequence:
GCAGCAGGATCTCACGAAAGTCCAGAGCCCATCGTGGTCGCGGTGCAAATATGCAGGTTTACGAGTGGAAAGTCCTACTTCATATGGGTTAAGACGTGCTTTAAATAGTCTGCTTGGGCTGCCGCATCCGAGGGGAAAATCGCCTGGCAAATGTCATAAGTCTGAGCGGCCTCGGAGGCGAGGACATCACCTTGCTCAAGCGGAGCATCCTCCAGCATCCAGCCTGGTGTCCAGGACGTCtgcagggatgggaagggagaagTGGTCAGTGGGAAGGGCAGAAGCAGCCTCTCTCAAGCCCCTAGTTGTGTCTAAGCCTCCACATCCCAGGGTTGACCATGCCAAAGTGCAGCCTCCAAAACCAACAGCAGGTCCTGTGCCCACAAGAGGGCTGggcaaagagctgctgccctggggtgGATTCTGGGGGAGCTCAAGTCCCACCTTGCTCCATCCTCGCCCAAATCTGCCAGAGGATGGTGTCTCCTGAACCTCCCCCATCACCCAACGCTTTCCCCTGAGCGCTACAATCACTACCCAAGCAAGAACATGAGAAAAGTGCTTTTGTAAGAAGCAAACTGGAGAGCATTTGTAATTTCCTTTTGTGCCATTATCATTTAAGTGCTGATAAGGCACATTAGGACTTTACCAGACAGACACcgcttcctcttctttctttcttctcctccttcttgttaaaaagaaactagCTTCTAAATAAAGCCCAGGCTGAAAATCAATAGCTTTCCCCATGAATGTATAGCCACAGCAgccatgaaataatttttaagggCCTTATTTGGGAAAAGGAATTAAAGGAAATGGGCTTGGCATTATGAGGACACTCACTGGCCATTCCAGCATTGGTGTCCCACCTACAGCACACTGTGAAGCCTTACCAGAACCTGATAAATCGgagaataaaggaaatatttaagaactcatttaattttcagatccAAAGGAGGTCAATACAGGCTTTCCCAAACTGCATCAATCACCTCAAGGCTTCCTCAATGCCTCAGACAGGAGCAGGAAGGATCACAGGAGAGATTTCTCCCAAAGTGCATCAGGTGCTTGACAGCCAGATCCCAGGGACTTTCATGGACCTAAGTCCCCTCAGAACTGGATAAGAGGGTGCCTAGAAGCCTTTTCAGGACATAACCATAAACCTCTACTCTGCCATAGCTCCCCACGTTACACCAGGGCTGATGGAGAGGATGATGAAGATTGGCAGATGCTGTTACACTGGGAAGAGCATGCAAAACTCACAGACAAAAATCCCTGCCAGCCTCACAATTTACCTTCATGGGTCCTCGGATTTCTACCGGCGCCTTTTCTTCAGCAGGCTGAGGGCTTTCACTGGGAGCATCTTCCTTCTGAAGGGCTTCTGGGCCTTTGTAAAGGTCCAAGAGAGTCAGGAAGGAGTCCACAGCCTCGGCATTTGGTGCCACAAACTCCTGCGGGCTGCAGCAAGCTCTCACTTCTTCCTCGGGGCTATTCATGATAGGAAGCATCCTACAGTTTTTCAGCCACGTGTCTATATCTAtcttctcacttctctctgCCTTGTTGCTGCCAAAAGCCACAGCAAGAGCTGCTCTTCCAGCCCCGCCGTCGAAGACACTGCCGTTTGGGGCACTCGGTGGGTACCTGCTGTCAAAGCCGGGCGCGTTGGCAGCGTGCGGCTGCACCAGGGGGTGGGCAGAGCCCTCCGGGTTCTCGGAGCACTTCTGTTGGCTGCCCAGTggcctttccccttcctccgTGACCATGTCCTCCGTGCACTGGATCGGCAGCGACATGGGGAtatctttgaaagaaaacaggtcATTCCTGGGGTTTTGTGGCAtttgtgttttcccttccccacGCTTTATTCTCCTTTTGTGCTACAGTGAAACAACCGGGCATTATCTCCACGGGGGGGAGTAGGCAAGCAAAGCTCGCTGCCCCCACGGCTAGGGGATGGCAGCAAATACAAGGCTGGAGCAGCAAAGAAACGGCATCTGAGGAGAGCCAGAAAGGGATGCGAGTTGGAGGAAGAGCATTAACTGTCCTAGGAGGGGAGATGCTGAGATATCGCTCCGTCCCTGCATAATGGCGCTGGTTTGGGTACTGTTTGGAGCTGTTTATCTGCGTGCGAGCCCCGAGGGAAGGACGCGCAGATGGTGATGCTGCAGGCTCGCCCCCTTCCTCACAGGGGAAACGAGGCTAccgcagggctggggagcacgCGGGGCTGCCCAGCTGCAAAATCAGCACATGGCAGCCCTTGGTCTGGGCAAATCCCTCCTCACCACAGAAAACACCCTGTAAGGTCAGGAAAAACTTGCAAAACCCTGCAAGATTAATGTGactgctggggggggagggggggggcagatGAGCACATGGGCCATGGTGGGGGACCAGGAGATTTCTTGGAAAaccaggcaggctgctgggcGAGAACATTTACCCAGGCAATCCGCAGTCCAAGGAGGCTCCACCATCACCACTGCCTTCCAAAAATGCTCTAGGCAATGAGTACCAtctgccccagctccttcccactCTCCCCAGGGGAGACACATGTAAATAGCagcctgtggtggttttaacATGACTTGAAGCAGACACACACATTACTCCTGGTTTGATGGTGAAGGCGAAGCCAAAAAGCTATGACAGCCAGCACAGGGAGTGGAGCATACGTGCCTTAAGCCTGCTTTAATGTCACCCCCACTTCTGGCAGCAAACCTCTTGCCAGCATGAGGACAAAGGTTCAAATCACTCCCATCAGTGTGGATCTGCTCTTTTTAGTGAAAGAGCAATTTCAGCAcaccctccccagccctgctgcttaCCGAGGACAGGGCCCTTCCTGGCAGTCAGCTTCTGGAGGAGCTTGCCCTGCTTCGCACACAGATCCTGCAGCCTGGTAACCTCCTCACACAGCTGGAGGAATATTTTGTCCATCTCCATTGTGcctaatcaggaaaaaaaaaaacaagaggaaatgaCCGGCTGCGTGTTTTTCAAAGGCGGCAAGGAGCCACCAAGGTTACCCAGAGCTGGGGAGGACCGTGCTCAGTCGTGGTGCAAGACCTCCAGAGATCTCAACTTGTGCGTATGGGGCTGTGCAGAAAGACGCATTGCCAGTTCCAGTTCTCTTGCTATTTacatagaaaagagaaaaactgaaaagggaAGTGATTCTGTCCAAATCAGGGGATAACTCAACAGCCAAGTTGGGCTCTTCCACctctcagcctgcagctgcca
Proteins encoded in this window:
- the LOC121061229 gene encoding uncharacterized protein LOC121061229 isoform X1 yields the protein MAGKLPGKASCDAPSPMSRRGYPAGGRRAPPKSTMEMDKIFLQLCEEVTRLQDLCAKQGKLLQKLTARKGPVLDIPMSLPIQCTEDMVTEEGERPLGSQQKCSENPEGSAHPLVQPHAANAPGFDSRYPPSAPNGSVFDGGAGRAALAVAFGSNKAERSEKIDIDTWLKNCRMLPIMNSPEEEVRACCSPQEFVAPNAEAVDSFLTLLDLYKGPEALQKEDAPSESPQPAEEKAPVEIRGPMKTSWTPGWMLEDAPLEQGDVLASEAAQTYDICQAIFPSDAAAQADYLKHVLTHMK
- the LOC121061229 gene encoding uncharacterized protein LOC121061229 isoform X2 — encoded protein: MSRRGYPAGGRRAPPKSTMEMDKIFLQLCEEVTRLQDLCAKQGKLLQKLTARKGPVLDIPMSLPIQCTEDMVTEEGERPLGSQQKCSENPEGSAHPLVQPHAANAPGFDSRYPPSAPNGSVFDGGAGRAALAVAFGSNKAERSEKIDIDTWLKNCRMLPIMNSPEEEVRACCSPQEFVAPNAEAVDSFLTLLDLYKGPEALQKEDAPSESPQPAEEKAPVEIRGPMKTSWTPGWMLEDAPLEQGDVLASEAAQTYDICQAIFPSDAAAQADYLKHVLTHMK